One Purpureocillium takamizusanense chromosome 1, complete sequence genomic window carries:
- the MDR1 gene encoding GTPase-activating protein (COG:Q~EggNog:ENOG503NU2T~TransMembrane:12 (i113-137o166-190i242-263o269-289i345-364o376-395i780-803o827-851i898-924o930-950i1012-1032o1044-1068i)) — MAAEPDVEKASPPGNSHTGGAVAPSGRTSSRGGYSSDDGSAKDKDRSTPPNEKLDLSKADSKVAAPPPKADDIDQLYAHLPAHEAEVLKRQIFTPELAKGVGVLYRYASRNDLIIIAVSVVCAIASGAALPLMTVIFGNLQNVFQNYFYSGGNMSYDDFVDEMSKFVLYFVYLAIGEFVVTYICTVGFIYTGEHISAKIREHYLESCMRQNIGFFDKLGAGEVTTRITADTNLIQDGISEKVSLTLAALATFVTAFIIGFVSYWKLTLILSSTVFALMLNVGIGSRYMLKNNKASLEAYAQGGSLADEVVSSIRNAVAFGTQDRLAKQYDKHLTKAEHYGWRLKSALAVMVAGMMLILFLNYGLAFWQGSKYLVEGIIPLSKVLIIMMSVMIGAFQLGNVAPNAQAFTTAIAAAAKIFNTIDRQSPLDPSDDLGDKIENLQGNIRLSNIKHIYPSRPEVVVMDGVSLEIPAGKTTALVGASGCGKSTIVGLVERFYDPVGGTVYLDDHDISKLNLKWLRQQMALVSQEPTLFGTTIFNNIRHGLIGTKYENENEEKQRELVIEAAVKANAHDFVSSLPEGYETNVGERGFLLSGGQKQRIAIARAIVSDPKILLLDEATSALDTKSEGVVQAALETAAAGRTTITIAHRLSTIRDAHNIVVMSAGRIVEQGTHDQLLELKGAYYNLVSAQNIAAATDTLTTEEEERINQKEEELVRKMSKEGEYVADPDDNIAAKLRRTSTQKSASSIALQKRKTEETQKHGLWTLMKLIMSFNRPEWKLMIIGLVFSAICGGGNPTSAVFFAKQITTLSVPITPANSHQVKKDSDFWSAMFLMLAFVQFIAFSSQGIAFAKCSERLVHRVRDRAFRAMLRQDVAFFDQDENTAGALTSFLSTETTHVAGLSGVTLGTLLMMMTTLIAAMVVSISIGWKLSLVCISTIPVLLGCGFFRFWMLAHFQRRSKAAYASSATFASEAISAMRTVAALTREQDVLRMYHNALAEQQRRSLISVLKSSALYAASQSFIFLCFALGFWYGGTLIGKGEYNLFQFFLCFMAIIFGAQSAGTIFSFAPDMGKAHHAAQELKTLFDRQPTIDSWSNEGDRLPSVEGHVEFRDVHFRYPTRPEQPVLRGLNLSIRPGQYVALVGASGCGKSTTIALLERFYDPLAGGVFIDSKEVSTLNINDYRSHIALVSQEPTLYQGSIRENILLGTPREDVSDADIEFVCREANIYDFIVSLPEGFNTVVGSKGALLSGGQKQRIAIARALIRDPKILLLDEATSALDSESEHVVQAALDKAAKGRTTIAVAHRLSTIQKADIIYVFDQGRIVEAGTHSELMKKNGRYAELVNLQSLAKTR; from the exons ATGGCTGCGGAACCCGACGTCGAAAAGGCGTCGCCCCCGGGGAACAGCCAtaccggcggcgcggttgCCCCCTCGGGTCGCACATCAAGCCGCGGTGGCTATTCATCCGACGATGGAAGCGCCAAAGACAAGGACCggagcacgccgcccaacgAGAAGCTCGACCTCTCCAAAGCCGACTCCAaggtcgccgcgccgccccccaaggccgacgacatcgaccaGCTCTACGCCCATCTGCCCGcgcacgaggccgaggtcctCAAGAGGCAGATCTTCACGCccgagctggccaagggcgtcggcgtgctcTATCGATATGCGTCCCGCAACgacctcatcatcattgccgtctccgtcgtTTGCGCCATtgcctcgggcgccgcgctccccCTCATGACTGTCATCTTTGGCAATCTCCAGAATGTCTTCCAAAATTACTTCTACTCCGGCGGCAACATGTCTTACGACGATTTTGTCGATGAGATGAGCAAGTTTGTCCTCTATTTCGTCTACCTTGCCATTGGCGAGTTCGTCGTCACCTACATCTGCACCGTCGGCTTCATCTACACGGGCGAGCACATCAGCGCCAAGATCCGCGAACACTACCTCGAGAGTTGCATGCGTCAGAACATTGGCTTTTTCGACAAgcttggcgccggcgaggttaCCACTCGCATCACCGCTGACACCAACCTCATCCAAGATGGCATCTCGGAAAAGGTCTCGCTGACtcttgccgccctggccaccTTTGTCACGGCCTTCATCATTGGCTTTGTTAGTTACTGGAAGCTCACGCTCATTCTCTCTTCTACCGTTTTTGCCCTCATGCTCAATGTCGGCATTGGTTCGAGGTACATGCTCAAGAACAACAAGGCTTCGCTCGAGGCCTACGCTCAGGGTGGCAGCCTTGCCGATGAGGTCGTCAGCTCCATccgcaacgccgtcgccttcggcACTCAGGACCGTTTGGCCAAGCAGTACGACAAGCACCTTACCAAGGCAGAGCACTATGGCTGGCGTCTCAAGAGCGCCCTGGCCGTCATGGTGGCCGGTATGATGTTGATTCTCTTCCTCAACTACGGCCTGGCCTTTTGGCAGGGCAGCAAGTATCTCGTTGAGGGCATTATTCCGCTGTCCAAGGTTCTCATCATCATGATGTCCGTCATGATTGGTGCGTTCCAGCTCGGAAACGTCGCCCCTAACGCACAGGCGTTCACAACTgccatcgctgccgccgccaagatcTTCAATACCATTGACCGCCAGTCCCCATTGGACCCCAGcgatgacctcggcgacaagATTGAGAATCTTCAGGGAAACATCCGCCTGTCCAACATCAAGCACATCTACCCCTCCCGCCCGgaggtcgtcgtcatggatGGTGTGAGCCTTGAAATCCCCGCTGGCAAGACGACTGCTCTTGTTGGCGCATCTGGATGCGGCAAGAGCACTATCGTCGGACTTGTTGAACGATTTTACGACCCCGTCGGCGGTACCGTCTAtctcgacgaccacgacaTTAGCAAGCTCAACCTCAAGTGGCTTCGGCAGCAGATGGCACTGGTCAGCCAGGAGCCCACCCTGTTCGGCACGACCATCTTCAACAACATTCGGCACGGCTTAATCGGAACAAAGTATGAAAATGAGaacgaggagaagcagcgtgagctcgtcatcgaggcggccgtaAAGGCCAACGCGCACGACTTTGTCTCCTCTCTGCCCGAAGGTTATGAGACCAACGTCGGTGAACGTGGTTTCCTTCTGTCCGGTGGCCAGAAGCAACGCATCGCTATTGCCCGTGCTATTGTCTCTGACCCCAAGATCcttctcctcgacgaggcaaCCTCTGCGCTCGATACCAAGTCTGAGGGTGTCGTCCAGGCTGCTCTGGagaccgccgctgccggtcgCACCACCATTACTATCGCTCATCGCCTGTCCACCATTAGGGATGCGCACAATATTGTCGTCATGTCCGCCGGCCGAATCGTTGAGCAGGGCACCCACGATCAGCTTCTGGAATTGAAGGGCGCATACTACAACCTTGTGTCTGCGCAGAacatcgccgctgccactgACACTTTGACCacggaagaagaagaacggATCAACCAGAAGGAAGAGGAACTCGTCCGCAAGATGTCGAAAGAAGGCGAGTACGTTGCAGACCCCGACGACAATATCGCTGCCAAGCTCCGGCGCACGTCGACACAAAAGTCGGCATCCAGCATTGCTTTACAGAAGCGCAAGACCGAGGAGACACAGAAGCATGGGCTCTGGACGCTGATGAAGCTGATCATGTCTTTCAATCGCCCGGAGTGGAAGCTGATGATCATCGGTCTCGTCTTTTCTGCgatttgcggcggcggtaacCCTACTTCAGCAG TCTTTTTCGCCAAGCAGATCACCACCCTTTCTGTGCCCATCACACCCGCCAACAGCCACCAGGTCAAGAAGGACTCTGACTTCTGGAGCGCCATGTTCCTCATGCTCGCCTTTGTGCAATTCATCGCTTTCTCATCACAGGGTATTGCCTTTGCGAAATGTTCTGAGCGCCTCGTTCACCGCGTCCGCGACCGCGCGTTCAGGGCCATGCTGCGCCAGGACGTTGCCTTTTTCGACCAGGACGAGAACACGGCCGGCGCGCTGACGTCGTTCTTATCGACCGAGACGACTCATGTTGCAGGTCTGTCCGGCGTGACCCTGGGTACCCTGCTCATGATGATGACCACTCTAATCGCTGCCATGGTTGTGTCCATCTCCATCGGGTGGAAGCTCTCCCTCGTCTGCATTTCCACCATCCCGGTTTTGCTGGGCTGCGGCTTCTTCCGATTCTGGATGCTGGCTCATTTCCAGCGTCGCTCCAAGGCCGCCTatgcctcgtcggccacgttCGCCTCCGAGGCCATCTCCGCCAtgcgcaccgtcgccgcacTCACACGCGAGCAGGACGTGCTGCGCATGTACCACAACGCCCTTGCCGAGCAGCAACGCCGCAGTCTCATTTCGGTTCTCAAGTCCAGCGCTCTCTACGCCGCGTCGCAGTCCTTCATCTTCCTATGCTTCGCCCTGGGCTTCTGGTACGGAGGCACACTGATTGGAAAGGGCGAGTATAACTTGTTCCAGTTCTTCCTGTGCTTCATGGCCATCATCTTCGGTGCACAATCTGCCGGTACAATCTTCTCCTTCGCGCCTGACATGGGCAAGGCACACCATGCAGCCCAGGAGCTGAAGACGCTTTTTGACCGCCAGCCGACTATTGACTCGTGGTCAAACGAGGGTGACCGCCTCCCGAGCGTCGAGGGCCACGTGGAATTCCGCGACGTGCACTTCCGCTACCCCACGCGGCCCGAGCAGCCCGTGCTGCGTGGACTGAACCTGTCCATTCGCCCTGGCCAGTACGTTGCCCTCGTTGGAGCGTCTGGCTGCGGCAAGAGCACCACGATTGCACTTTTGGAGCGATTCTACGACCctctggctggcggcgtctTCATTGATAGCAAGGAAGTCAGCACACTGAACATCAACGACTACCGCTCGCACATTGCCCTCGTCAGTCAGGAACCGACGCTGTACCAGGGCAGCATCCGGGAAAACATCCTTCTCGGGACGCCAAGAGAAGACGTGTCGGACGCAGACATTGAGTTTGTGTGCCGCGAGGCCAACATCTACGACTTCATCGTGTCGCTGCCCGAGGGCTTCAACACAGTCGTGGGCAGCAAGGGCGCTCTGCTCTCTGGTGGTCAAAAGCAGCGCATCGCCATTGCCCGTGCCCTGATTCGCGATCCCAAGATCCTCCTGCTTGATGAGGCGACGTCTGCACTCGACTCCGAGTCGGAGCACGTGGTGCAGGCGGCGTTGGACAAGGCTGCCAAGGGCCGCACCACGATTGCCGTGGCCCATCGGCTGAGTACGATCCAGAAGGCGGACATCATCTACGTGTTTGACCAAGGTCGTATCGTGGAGGCGGGCACGCACTCGGAACTGATGAAGAAGAACGGTCGCTACGCGGAGCTAGTCAACCTCCAAAGTCTGGCCAAGACTAGGTAG
- a CDS encoding uncharacterized protein (COG:S~EggNog:ENOG503P1X3~SECRETED:SignalP(1-49~SECRETED:cutsite=TLA-QQ~SECRETED:prob=0.3419)~TransMembrane:1 (n34-45c49/50o365-386i)), with product MVSRSSPRPTAPTRHRRSRETAQRWVPPRLHRSLAVLTMLATLSCATLAQQDAQAVQVTGAPALHGSRSILTAAPPVTTMSVPGWEQSTDAPLELRLRRRNNKSDDDVTTTTTGGSAGKSKVSTILTISVDRSATTPSPTPEASQSPLPSPFDNNISSDFKLDSSDNRCPNFMSSLLSDPTFKSCYPISMLFQTSRGFFDAEKKLLSIVRVLDASCKADVSTCTNFLSQAAQNLTTEANCKAEIDRRQSLVLAAWRGLKAYEVLYKATCLQDKSTSMYCFANAVTNLTTPSDSFLYLVAFGLALPGSSTPSCNWCNQETMAIYRAASADRQQFVADKYEPAARQVNAVCGPNFVNGTLPAAQSGAGAVLVSSYTFALAGFFALGALL from the exons ATGGTTTCGCGCTCATCACCCAGGCCCACGGCCCCGACACGGCACCGACGTTCGCGCGAAACCGCACAGCGATGGGTTCCACCACGGCTCCACAGGTCTCTGGCAGTCCTGACCATGCTCGCGACATTGAGTTGCGCGACGCTCGCCCAGCAAGATGCCCAGGCGGTTCAGGTTACCGGTGCGCCAGCACTCCATGGGTCTCGTTCAATACTCACGGCAGCAccgccggtgacgacaaTGTCCGTCCCAGGCTGGGAGCAGTCCACGGATGCTCCGCTCGAGTTGCGGCTAAGGAGAAGAAACAACAAGAGTGACGACGATGtgactactactacaacgGGTGGAAGTGCCGGCAAATCCAAGGTCTCGACGATTCTCACGATATCCGTTGATAGATCGGCAACAACGCCTTCACCGACGCCCGAGGCGTCGCAGTCCCCTCTACCATCTCCGTTCGACAACAACATCTCTTCCGATTTCAAGTTGGACTCATCCGATAACCGCTGTCCCAACTTCATGTCCAGTCTCCTCTCCGACCCTACCTTCAAGAGCTGTTATCCCATTTCCATGCTGTTTCAG ACATCAAGAGGCTTCTTCGATGCCGAAAAGAAGCTTCTGAGCAtcgtccgcgtcctcgacgcctcCTGCAAAGCAGACGTCTCCACGTGCACCAATTTTCTCAGCCAAGCCGCCCAAAATCTTACTACCGAGGCCAATTGCAAGGCCGAGATAGATCGGCGTCAGTCTCTGGTACTCGCAGCCTGGCGCGGCCTGAAGGCGTACGAGGTACTCTATAAGGCAACCTGCCTGCAGGATAAATCCACGAGCATGTACTGCTTCGCCAATGCCGTAACCAATCTCACCACCCCGTCCGACTCGTTTTTGTATCTCGTGGCCTtcggcctcgcccttccTGGGTCGTCGACACCGTCCTGCAACTGGTGCAACCAAGAGACCATGGCCATTTATAGGGCTGCCTCGGCCGATAGGCAACAGTTTGTTGCCGACAAATACGAACCCGCCGCGAGGCAGGTCAACGCCGTCTGTGGACCCAACTTTGTGAACGGCACGTTGCCCGCGGCACAGTCGGGGGCTGGTGCGGTGTTGGTCTCGTCTTACACCTTTGCCCTAGCGGGCTTCTTTGCATTGGGAGCTTTGCTGTAG